One segment of Erigeron canadensis isolate Cc75 chromosome 2, C_canadensis_v1, whole genome shotgun sequence DNA contains the following:
- the LOC122587026 gene encoding DNAJ protein JJJ1 homolog, translated as MTSSASEKRCLYEVLGLKRDCTSDEIRSAYRKLALQRHPDKLIKSGITEAEATASFQELVNAYEVLSDARERAWYDSHRSQILFSGKRNSSRFESGVPDLFKYFTNSVYSGFGDRGKGFYKVYGDVFDKIFRNELSYVAKSGEEVELKEAPLFGNSDSGHEQVNAFYGYWFGFATVMDFAWVDEFDVMSGNSRKSRRVMEEENKKIRKKARREFNETVRGLAEFVKKRDKRVIDMQLKRNEENERKKEEEKLRKAELAREKAERARMFQVPDWAKVEEVEDEEDVVVEEEKRNELYCVVCGKKFKSDKQWKNHEQSKKHKEKMAELREAFVEENGDDDDGEVEGDGDECVSADEVEKVKERFDGVEIREEEKGEDDPESEVKEEDGRESEAEEEYVDVDNGEKGLDGNESEDDDEDSVLKAMLKNRKKKNVYVEVEEEEVDLMEYNNTKGRRRRGGRKETAQRDEDEEPKETDKPKTSSKPELGEESDNGSNIEEPTSSKPFTDNEKNDGGDDKPRAKIKVPKQAAVVKVTNKKEVNSKGKNSARGKKQKASTSRSSGHECDTCGVDFDSRTKLFKHLSDTGHATLKSR; from the exons CAGGAGCTCGTAAACGCTTACGAAGTCCTGTCCGACGCACGTGAGCGCGCGTGGTACGACTCTCACCGCTCTCAGATCCTGTTTTCAGGTAAACGTAATTCATCACGTTTTGAATCCGGTGTTCCTGATTTGTTCAAGTATTTCACGAATTCCGTGTATTCCGGATTTGGGGATAGAGGAAAAGGATTTTATAAGGTGTATGGTGATGTGTTTGATAAGATATTCAGGAATGAGTTGAGTTATGTAGCCAAGTCAGGTGAGGAGGTAGAATTGAAAGAGGCGCCGTTGTTCGGGAATTCGGACAGCGGTCACGAGCAGGTTAACGCGTTTTACGGGTATTGGTTTGGGTTTGCGACAGTGATGGATTTTGCTTGGGTTGATGAGTTTGATGTGATGAGTGGTAATAGTAGGAAGAGTAGGAGGGTCATGGAGGAAGAGAATAAGAAGATTAGGAAGAAGGCGAGACGAGAGTTTAATGAGACGGTTAGGGGATTAGCGGAGTTTGTTAAGAAGAGAGATAAGAGGGTGATTGATATGCAGCTTAAGAGGAATGAGGAGAATGAGAGGAAGAAAGAGGAGGAGAAGCTTAGGAAGGCGGAGTTGGCGAGGGAGAAGGCGGAGAGGGCGAGGATGTTCCAGGTTCCGGATTGGGCTAAGGTGGAGGAGGTTGAGGACGAGGAGGACGTGGTGGTGGAAGAAGAGAAGAGGAATGAGCTGTATTGTGTTGTGTGTGGGAAGAAGTTTAAGAGTGACAAGCAATGGAAGAATCATGAGCAGAGTAAGAAGCATAAGGAGAAGATGGCTGAGTTGAGGGAAGCGTTTGTTGAAGAAAATGGAGATGACGATGATGGTGAGGTTGAGGGTGATGGAGATGAGTgtgtgtctgctgatgaggtTGAAAAGGTGAAAGAAAGGTTTGATGGTGTTGAAATTCGtgaggaagaaaaaggagaagaTGACCCGGAaagtgaagttaaagaagaagatgGTCGGGAAAGTGAAGCGGAGGAGGAATATGTTGATGTAGACAATGGTGAAAAGGGATTAGACGGTAATGAGagtgaggatgatgatgaggatAGTGTTTTGAAAGCAATGTTAAAGAAcaggaagaagaagaatgtgTATGTTGAAGTTGAAGAGGAGGAGGTAGACTTGATGGAATACAATAACACGAAAGGTAGAAGAAGGAGAGGAGGTAGGAAAGAAACTGCTCAAAGAGATGAAGACGAAGAACCTAAAGAAACTgataaacccaaaacaagtagCAAACCAGAGCTCGGTGAGGAATCTGACAATGGTTCAAACATTGAGGAACCTACTTCGTCTAAACCTTTCACAGACAATGAGAAGAATGATGGAGGAGATGACAAGCCTCGTGCAAAAATTAAGGTACCAAAGCAAGCGGCCGTGGTCAAAGTTACCAATAAAAAGGAGGTAAATTCCAAAGGGAAGAATTCGGCTAGAGGGAAAAAACAGAAG GCATCAACATCAAGAAGTTCCGGGCATGAATGTGATACTTGTGGAGTAGACTTTGATTCAAg GACCAAGTTATTTAAACATTTGAGTGATACGGGTCATGCCACACTTAAATCACGTTAG
- the LOC122587213 gene encoding histone deacetylase 5 yields the protein MELPPGDHTVIQQPSPSSEQRRVGLVYDERMCNHSTPHDDLHPENPNRIRAIWNKLQSTGITRRCVIFDAKEVEDKYIAAVHTNNHIKLIKGISSEKVPLIRRNKMAEKFNSIYFNEGSSESAYLAAGSVLEAAEKVAKGELNSAFAIVRPPGHHAERDKPMGFCLFNNVAIATRFLLNQKELGIRKVLIVDWDVHHGNGTQNMFWKDSQVLFFSVHRHEFGGFYPVGDDGSHFMMGEGPGLGYNINVPWENGRCGDADYIAVWDHILIPVAREFKPDIVIISAGFDAAIGDPLGGCCISPNGYAIMLKKLMEFSSGKIIMALEGGYNLESLANSVLACVEVLLEDKPVDKSIEVYPFESSWRVIKAVREELSAFWPILAEKLPEKLASKVTTQLQVYSSESEDEYEVIPNTLSEEDVTIPLSKLKLSEKTNGAVSSASSQAWRSELSKTDVWYASFGSNMSEPRFRCYIEGGQAEGMKRPCRGAVDKRQPKGVIWKTVPHRLFFGRESTVTWGLGGVAFLNPESNDQEKTFMCLYKITLEQFNDVLFQENQGADTGSPFFDLDALDTVEHKKNISLKPLKNGWYHNVLYLGKENDIPILTMTCTGAHVEGFKSGKTPIRAPAKEYADTLIRGLVQGKQLSEAEAVAYIQEACTKPL from the exons ATGGAGCTCCCGCCCGGCGATCACACCGTGATTCAACAACCTTCACCTTCATCAGAACAGCGTCGTGTTGGTTTAGTCTACGATGAACGGATGTGTAATCATTCAACACCCCACGACGATCTCCATCCCGAAAACCCTAACCGAATTCGAGCCATTTGGAACAAACTTCAGTCTACTGGCATTACACGCAG ATGTGTGATATTTGATGCAAAAGAAGTGGAAGATAAATATATAGCTGCTGTTCATACCAACAACCACATTAAGTTGATCAAAGGAATAAGCTCTGAAAAGGTTCCCTTAATAAGAAGAAACAAAATGGCTGAAAAgtttaattctatatatttcAATGAAGGTTCGTCTGAATCCGCTTATCTTGCTGCTGGTTCCGTTCTCGAG GCTGCTGAGAAAGTTGCGAAAGGGGAATTAAATTCTGCCTTTGCTATTGTTAGACCTCCTGGACATCATGCTGAAAGAGATAAACCGATGGGGTTCTGTCTTTTTAATAACGTGGCTATTGCGACAAGATTTCTTCTAAACCAAAAA gAGCTGGGTATTCGGAAGGTGTTGATTGTTGATTGGGACGTCCATCACGGAAATGGGACTCAAAATATGTTTTGGAAAGACTCCCAAGTGCTGTTCTTCTCTGTTCACAG GCATGAGTTTGGGGGTTTTTATCCTGTTGGTGATGACGGATCACACTTCATGATGGGCGAGGGGCCGGGTTTAGGGTATAATATAAATGTTCCGTGGGAGAATGGTCGATGTGGAGATGCAGATTATATTGCAGTTTGGGACCATATACTGATCCCAGTTGCAAGAGAATTTAAGCCTGATATCGTCATAATTTCAGCAGGATTTGATGCAG CCATTGGTGATCCTCTTGGAGGCTGCTGTATCTCACCAAATGGTTATGCTATAATGTTGAAGAAG CTCATGGAGTTTAGCAGCGGAAAGATTATAATGGCATTGGAAGGAGGATACAATCTTGAATCCTTAGCGAATTCAGTATTAGCTTGTGTGGAAGTATTGCTGGAAGACAAACCTGTTGATAAGTCCATCGAGGTTTATCCATTTGAATCCTCATGGAGAGTGATTAAAGCG GTTCGTGAGGAATTGAGTGCCTTTTGGCCAATACTCGCAGAGAAGTTACCTGAGAAGTTAGCCAGTAAAGTAACAACCCAACTTCAG GTATATAGCTCAGAGTCAGAGGACGAATATGAGGTCATCCCAAATACTTTATCAGAGGAGGATGTTACAATACCACTTTCAAAACTGAAACTTAGTGAAAAGACCAATGGTGCAGTTTCGTCTGCTTCTTCTCAAGCTTGGAGGTCAGAGTTATCGAAAACTGATGTTTGGTATGCCTCTTTTGGATCAAACATGAGTGAGCCAAGATTTCGCTGTTATATAGAAGGTGGCCAG GCGGAAGGCATGAAAAGGCCATGTAGAGGGGCTGTGGACAAGAGGCAGCCGAAAGGGGTCATTTGGAAGACCGTACCTCACCGTTTATTCTTTGGCCGAGAAAGTACTGTTACCTGGGGTCTTGGAGGGGTTGCTTTCCTAAACCCTGAAAGTAATGATCAAGAGAAAACATTCATGTGCCTCTATAAGATCAC TCTTGAGCAGTTCAATGATGTTCTGTTTCAAGAGAATCAAGGTGCCGATACAGGTTCTCCTTTTTTCGACCTTGATGCTTTAGATACTGttgaacataaaaagaatatttctTTGAAGCCTCTTAAG AATGGTTGGTACCATAATGTTCTTTACTTGGGGAAGGAAAATGATATTCCAATTCTAACAATGAC GTGCACTGGTGCTCATGTTGAAGGATTTAAATCCGGGAAGACACCGATTCGTGCACCGGCTAAAGAGTACGCAGACACCTTGATTAGGGGGCTTGTACAGGGAAAACAACTGTCAGAAGCTGAAGCAGTCGCTTATATACAGGAAGCCTGCACTAAACCATTATGA